From Glycine max cultivar Williams 82 chromosome 11, Glycine_max_v4.0, whole genome shotgun sequence, the proteins below share one genomic window:
- the LOC102660194 gene encoding senescence associated gene 20, whose translation IFTCVPKLANSRECLEEYVEHNTRVVTELYKALTSKDPETLHGIVAQDLEWWFHGPSCHRHHLVPWLTGSSPSSKALVPQHVVGFGPLVIAEGFDEAHLVWWVHAWTIRTSDGLITQVKEYVNTSVSVTRLSQMLPNASNCQCIWQSRLCDESVPGLVLAI comes from the coding sequence ATATTTACTTGTGTTCCGAAGCTGGCTAACTCACGAGAATGCTTAGAGGAATATGTGGAACACAACACGAGAGTGGTCACGGAATTATACAAAGCCCTAACCTCTAAAGACCCCGAAACGCTTCATGGGATTGTGGCCCAAGACTTGGAGTGGTGGTTCCACGGCCCATCATGCCATCGGCACCACTTGGTCCCCTGGCTCACGGGCTCCTCACCCTCCTCAAAGGCTTTGGTTCCGCAACATGTGGTGGGCTTTGGGCCATTGGTTATTGCTGAAGGGTTTGATGAGGCCCATTTGGTGTGGTGGGTGCATGCATGGACCATCAGAACTTCTGATGGGCTCATAACCCAGGTCAAAGAGTATGTGAACACATCCGTTTCCGTGACTCGTTTATCACAAATGCTTCCAAATGCTTCCAATTGTCAATGCATTTGGCAGAGTAGGCTTTGTGATGAATCAGTGCCTGGACTTGTTCTGGCAATCTAA
- the LOC100790213 gene encoding wound-induced protein 1 has product MKTIPGSKAEPEKLSGTAADHENRNRETVKMVYKALRDGDTEKLAKVVRVELEWWYHGPPHCQHMKKVLTGESTATQKAFKFRPRRIRAVGDRVMVEGWEGAGEYWVHVWRLKHGIIAQLREYFNTLITVVLRVLEDGDEARLWRSTDRVRVQGSLPDIVLSI; this is encoded by the coding sequence ATGAAGACCATCCCCGGCAGCAAGGCCGAGCCGGAGAAACTCTCCGGCACGGCAGCGGATCACGAAAACCGCAACCGGGAGACGGTGAAAATGGTGTACAAGGCATTGCGTGACGGCGACACGGAGAAGCTGGCGAAGGTGGTGAGGGTGGAGTTGGAATGGTGGTACCATGGACCTCCTCACTGCCAGCACATGAAGAAAGTGTTGACCGGGGAGTCAACGGCGACGCAAAAGGCTTTCAAGTTTAGGCCTCGGAGGATCAGGGCCGTCGGTGACCGCGTGATGGTTGAAGGGTGGGAGGGGGCGGGGGAGTACTGGGTCCACGTGTGGAGGCTCAAGCACGGGATTATTGCCCAGCTTCGTGAGTATTTCAACACGTTGATCACGGTGGTGCTTCGGGTTTTGGAGGACGGTGATGAGGCTCGGTTGTGGCGGAGCACCGACCGGGTTCGGGTTCAAGGGTCGTTACCGGATATTGTGCTTTCCATTTGA